One Ananas comosus cultivar F153 linkage group 23, ASM154086v1, whole genome shotgun sequence genomic window carries:
- the LOC109727909 gene encoding pentatricopeptide repeat-containing protein At5g15010, mitochondrial-like, producing the protein MWRRSFIRWIISLPSPSSFPKISLRPPPQSNLKSLTTSNSLSPNPKIASFCSSPTVRNPIHGGVAEEGPEDDDDDEFAEGTKPLGPEILRDLDAIVSSLRGLSSDAAAAKRRLEECGVAAAPSPELVAAALARLRHDWAAAFTFFLWAGARGPAYAHPARAYHAMIAILGKARRFDTAWSLVHEMRRGGGGGVTRRTILILIRRYAAARDVAGAVGAFHALRRFGLAPTAEDFHGLLGALARYKSVADAEHLLLSNASTYPLHTKSFNIVLNGYCNILCNLREAKRFWRSMDANGVAKDVVSYACMISCFSKAGNLSDVLKLFDLMKASGIAPDRKAYNAVIYALAKGRCVDEARNLVKVMLENCIAPDAATYNSLIRPLCKMRRIDDARKVFDEMLERGLAPSVRTFHAFFDVARSADEVFDVLSLMKGSRCGAVTDTYIMLIRKLCRWRHYDGVRRLWEEMAESGLGPDRSAYIVLIHGLFLNGKPEEAYRYYEEMNAKGFSPEPKTEEMIGAWLSGKAAAAGQSVVVQ; encoded by the coding sequence ATGTGGCGTAGAAGCTTCATTAGATGGAtcatctctctcccttcccCTTCCTCTTTCCCTAAAATCTctcttcgtcctcctccccAATCCAACCTCAAATCCCTCACAACCTCCAATTCCCTCTCTCCCAACCCCAAAATCGCTTCTTTTTGCTCTTCTCCCACCGTCCGCAACCCCATCCATGGCGGAGTCGCCGAAGAGGGCCCCGaagacgacgatgacgacgaatTTGCGGAGGGGACGAAACCGCTGGGACCGGAGATCCTCAGAGACCTCGACGCGATCGTCTCCTCCCTCCGTGGCCTCTCCTCCGACGCCGCCGCGGCGAAGCGGCGCCTCGAGGAGtgcggcgtcgccgccgccccctcgCCGGAGCTCGTGGCGGCGGCGCTCGCGAGGCTCCGCCACGACTGGGCCGCCGCGTTCACCTTCTTCCTCTGGGCCGGCGCCCGCGGCCCCGCCTACGCCCACCCCGCGCGCGCCTACCACGCCATGATCGCCATCCTCGGCAAGGCGCGCCGCTTCGACACCGCCTGGTCCCTCGTCCACGAGatgcgccgcggcggcggcggcggggtgaCGCGGCGCACGATCCTGATCCTGATCCGGCGCTACGCGGCGGCGCGCGACGTGGCGGGCGCCGTGGGCGCCTTCCACGCGCTCCGGCGCTTCGGGCTCGCGCCCACCGCCGAGGACTTCCACGGCCTCCTCGGCGCGCTCGCGCGCTACAAGAGCGTCGCCGACGCCGAgcacctcctcctctccaacGCCTCCACCTACCCCCTCCACACCAAGAGCTTCAACATCGTCCTCAACGGCTACTGCAACATCCTCTGCAACCTCCGCGAAGCAAAGCGCTTTTGGCGGAGCATGGACGCAAATGGAGTCGCCAAAGACGTCGTCTCCTACGCCTGCATGATCTCTTGCTTCTCCAAGGCCGGAAACCTCAGCGACGTTCTCAAGCTCTTCGATCTGATGAAGGCGTCGGGGATCGCCCCCGATCGCAAGGCCTACAATGCGGTGATCTACGCCCTCGCGAAAGGCCGGTGCGTCGACGAAGCCAGGAACCTCGTGAAGGTGATGCTGGAGAATTGCATTGCCCCTGACGCAGCCACCTACAATTCTCTCATTCGGCCGCTTTGCAAAATGCGGCGCATCGACGACGCGCGCAaggtgttcgatgaaatgctCGAGAGAGGGCTCGCGCCTTCCGTAAGGACGTTCCATGCGTTCTTCGACGTCGCGCGGAGCGCAGACGAGGTGTTCGATGTTTTGTCTCTGATGAAGGGAAGCAGATGTGGCGCGGTGACCGACACCTATATCATGCTTATCAGGAAGCTTTGCCGGTGGCGGCACTACGACGGTGTGCGCAGGTTGTGGGAGGAGATGGCGGAGAGCGGGTTGGGCCCCGACAGAAGCGCGTATATCGTGCTGATTCATGGGTTGTTTCTGAATGGGAAGCCGGAAGAGGCTTATCGGTATTACGAAGAGATGAACGCGAAGGGCTTCTCGCCGGAGCCGAAGACGGAGGAGATGATCGGAGCGTGGCTTTCCGGAAAAGCAGCTGCTGCTGGGCAAAGTGTGGTGGTACAGTGA
- the LOC109728348 gene encoding pentatricopeptide repeat-containing protein At1g31430-like, with translation MLGLGSSSNSIPADTFTFCFLLKACANLFESNNGAQFHGVVIKKGFEFHVYVHTSVVGMYVKCGSLADARKAFDEMPERNLVAWNAMITGSAGRGEVGYARLLFERMPKHNVISWTGLIDGYTRAREPEEAIALFRRMMFEGVDPSEITVLAIVPAVSNSGGLLMGGTLHAYCEKRSFCIVDVRVENSLIDMYAKCGSISNALKVFETMLGRRNLVSWTSIISGFAMHGMAKEAVEQFEEMSKASIAPNRVTFLSVLNACSHGGLVDEGLSFFKAMVYEYGIEPEIKHYGCIIDLLGRAGRLREAEEMIGKMPMDVNVVVWRTLLGCCCKHGEVEMGERVMKKIVGLERGYGGDYVVMSNMLNDVGRFNDALRVRRMIDELNVVKVPGITLISGKQYLIRKILTHLRQYSHKTHTHTHTHTHKPCTPLPSSLSLPRTSTPPSPPPPPPPLPPPLPMESIKKLHAHLIVTGLHRYQSLLSNVLVPYALSPANLAHARVLFRQIQSPTAFLWNTMIRALSRSQTPQDAIFFYARMRQRGLKQGNFTFPFVLKACARISGFGEGKWVHCHCLKLGFVSDVFVSNALIHFYVICGDLRCARLVFDEMPVRDLVSWNSLICGYSQCNCLSEVLGLFEAMRDAGLKGDEVTMVKVVSACTHLGEWDLAESMVKYTEENCIEVDVYLGNTLIDYYGRRGLVESAEKVFMEMKERNVVTMNAMITTYAKAGNLVLARRIFDEMPERDLISWSSMIAGYSQSNCFADALKLFRQMQKARVKPDEIVVVSVLSACAHLGALDIGKWMHNYIKRNNIKADIYVGNSLIDMYAKGGCIMEAFEVFDEMKEKDTLSWNSIILGLANNGLTEKALEVFSGMLKDGFPPNGVTFLGVLIACAHGGLVNEGLHYFESMREVHKLEPQMKHYGCVVDLLGRSGELDKAFKFIGEMPMKPDPIVWRTLLGACKVHGNVGLAKIATEKLDELDPNNSGNYVLLFNTFAGADRWTDAMKVREMMVESDVRKSPGCSLIEAGNTGE, from the exons ATGCTGGGGCTCGGCTCCTCTTCTAATTCCATCCCCGCTGATACCTTCACCTTCTGTTTCCTTCTCAAAGCTTGTGCTAATTTGTTTGAATCCAACAATGGTGCGCAATTCCATGGGGTTGTGATCAAGAAGGGTTTCGAGTTCCATGTCTACGTGCACACTAGTGTCGTCGGCATGTACGTGAAATGTGGGTCTTTGGCGGATGCCCGTAAGGCGTTCGACGAAATGCCAGAGAGGAATTTGGTCGCTTGGAACGCGATGATCACTGGTTCTGCGGGTCGGGGCGAGGTTGGTTATGCGAGATTGCTGTTCGAGCGAATGCCGAAGCACAATGTAATATCGTGGACCGGTTTGATCGACGGTTACACGCGTGCACGGGAGCCGGAGGAAGCTATTGCTCTTTTCCGCCGCATGATGTTCGAAGGCGTCGATCCGTCGGAAATCACGGTCTTAGCCATCGTTCCCGCGGTCTCAAACTCAGGGGGCCTTTTGATGGGCGGGACATTGCATGCTTATTGCGAAAAGAGAAGCTTTTGCATTGTAGATGTTCGAGTCGAGAACTCGCTCATCGACATGTACGCAAAGTGCGGCTCGATA TCGAACGCCTTGAAAGTCTTCGAAACCATGTTGGGTAGGAGGAATTTAGTTTCATGGACTTCAATAATATCCGGGTTCGCGATGCATGGGATGGCAAAGGAGGCGGTCGAACAATTCGAGGAGATGAGCAAAGCGAGTATCGCGCCGAACCGCGTCACCTTCTTGAGTGTATTGAATGCTTGTAGCCACGGAGGGTTGGTCGACGAAGGATTGAGCTTCTTCAAAGCCATGGTTTACGAATACGGTATCGAGCCCGAGATCAAGCATTATGGCTGCATCATTGACCTGCTGGGGAGAGCAGGGAGGCTGCGGGAAGCCGAGGAGATGATCGGAAAGATGCCGATGGATGTCAATGTGGTTGTGTGGAGGACATTGTTGGGTTGTTGTTGCAAGCATGGTGAGGTGGAGATGGGGGAGAGGGTGATGAAGAAGATTGTGGGATTGGAGAGAGGGTATGGGGGGGATTATGTGGTTATGTCTAATATGCTTAATGATGTTGGTAGGTTTAATGATGCTTTGAGGGTGAGGAGAATGATAGATGAACTTAATGTTGTTAAGGTTCCTGGGATTACTCTGATTAGTGGGAAACAATA CCTAATTAGGAA AATTTTAACTCACCTGCGACAATACTCGcataaaacacacacacacacacacacacacacacacaaaccaTGTACTCCtctcccttcctctctctctctccctcgcaCCTCAACAccaccctctcctcctcctcctcctcctcctcttcctcctcctcttcccatGGAGTCCATTAAAAAGCTCCACGCGCATCTCATCGTCACCGGTCTCCACCGCTACCAATCGCTCCTCTCCAATGTCCTCGTCCCCTACGCGCTCTCCCCGGCCAATTTGGCCCACGCCCGCGTCCTCTTCCGCCAAATCCAATCCCCCACTGCTTTCCTATGGAACACCATGATCAGAGCTCTATCTCGAAGCCAAACACCCCAAGACGCGATCTTTTTCTACGCCCGAATGCGACAGCGAGGCCTCAAGCAAGGTAACTTCACCTTCCCCTTTGTTCTCAAAGCTTGTGCGAGAATCAGTGGGTTTGGAGAAGGGAAATGGGTCCATTGTCACTGCTTGAAACTTGGGTTCGTGTCGGATGTGTTTGTGTCGAACGCATTGATCCATTTCTACGTGATTTGCGGCGATTTGCGTTGTGCAAGGTtggtgtttgatgaaatgcctgTGAGGGACTTGGTTTCTTGGAACTCGTTGATATGTGGTTATAGCCAATGCAATTGCTTGAGCGAGGTGTTGGGGCTCTTCGAAGCGATGCGTGATGCGGGATTGAAAGGTGATGAGGTTACCATGGTGAAGGTTGTTTCGGCGTGCACTCATTTGGGTGAGTGGGATTTGGCGGAGTCGATGGTTAAATATACAGAGGAGAATTGTATTGAAGTGGATGTTTACTTGGGGAACACACTGATAGATTACTACGGGAGACGCGGGTTAGTGGAATCGGCGGAGAAAGTGTTTATGGAGATGAAGGAAAGGAACGTCGTGACGATGAACGCGATGATCACTACGTATGCTAAAGCCGGGAATTTGGTTTTGGCGAGGAGAATCTTTGATGAAATGCCCGAGAGAGATTTGATCTCGTGGAGTTCGATGATTGCGGGGTATTCTCAATCGAATTGCTTCGCTGATGCGCTGAAACTCTTTCGACAAATGCAGAAGGCAAGGGTAAAGCCAGATGAAATTGTGGTAGTTAGCGTGCTTTCTGCGTGCGCCCATCTGGGTGCACTAGATATTGGCAAGTGGATGCATAATTACATCAAAAGGAACAATATAAAAGCCGATATCTACGTGGGGAACTCTCTCATAGACATGTATGCGAAAGGCGGGTGCATCATGGAGGCGTTCGAAGTGTTTGACGAAATGAAAGAGAAGGATACTTTGTCATGGAATTCGATTATACTGGGGTTAGCCAATAATGGCTTAACTGAGAAAGCCCTAGAAGTATTCTCCGGAATGTTGAAAGATGGTTTTCCGCCCAACGGTGTTACTTTCCTCGGCGTTCTAATTGCCTGTGCTCATGGTGGGCTAGTAAACGAGGGACTTCACTATTTCGAGAGTATGAGAGAAGTTCATAAATTGGAGCCGCAGATGAAGCATTATGGATGTGTGGTCGATCTCCTTGGCCGGTCTGGCGAATTGGATAAGGCGTTCAAATTCATCGGAGAGATGCCTATGAAACCGGACCCTATTGTTTGGAGgacattgctaggagcttgCAAGGTGCACGGCAATGTCGGTCTCGCGAAGATTGCTACCGAGAAGCTTGATGAGTTGGATCCGAATAACAGCGGCAATTATGTGCTGTTGTTTAACACATTTGCAGGTGCTGATAGATGGACTGATGCCATGAAAGTGAGAGAGATGATGGTGGAAAGTGATGTTAGGAAGTCGCCTGGTTGTAGCTTGATCGAAGCCGGTAACACAGGAGAGTAG
- the LOC109727910 gene encoding uncharacterized protein LOC109727910 — MEGTKRVSLISALVAAQLLHALALPITAPAFLWSPHNHGFSDDGTKEVVHYHTISPKDLAKSVFDEGGWSKLLCSGENLHESVDVALVFVGKELQSSDLSKSKEVDSALVNLLKLSFTSSNFSMAFPYVAISDEEATLENSLVSGFTENCGNGLGVNRVAYVDSCSISGENLQKLNDFRAVKDFMGSRIETSAGKLTDLIVFCNGGSKETDNTKSEGEILSELVSSLEQAGAKYAVLYASEPHNFLHFPSHLGLSRFLAEGSTHNGSSNSTKCDVVCLFKSTLLEGIFVGIVLLIILISGLCCMVGIETPTRFEAPAES, encoded by the exons ATGGAGGGGACGAAGAGAGTCTCATTGATATCGGCGTTGGTAGCGGCGCAACTTCTACATGCGTTGGCCCTCCCCATAACCGCTCCCGCATTCCTTTGGTCTCCTCACAATCACGG ATTTTCTGATGATGGTACTAAGGAGGTTGTTCACTACCATACAATCTCCCCAAAGGATTTAGCTAAATCAGTTTTTGACGAAGGAGGCTGGTCAAAATTGCTG TGTTCTGGGGAGAACCTTCACGAGAGCGTGGATGTTGCGCTTGTTTTCGTCGGAAAAGAG TTGCAATCATCAGATCTCTCTAAAAGTAAAGAAGTTGATTCAGCTTTGGTGAACCTGCTGAAG CTATCATTCACAAGCTCAAATTTTTCCATGGCATTCCCATATGTGGCCATATCAGATGAAGAAGCAACATTGGAAAATTCACTTGTATCAGGGTTTACTGAGAACTGTGGCAATGGATTAGGAGTAAATCGTGTAGCTTATGTGGACAGCTGTTCAATCAGTGGTGAAAATCTTCAGAAACTTAATGATTTCCGTGCAGTTAAA GACTTTATGGGTTCAAGGATCGAAACAAGTGCGGGAAAGCTGACAGATCTAATTGTTTTCTGTAATGGGGGTTCCAAAGAAACGGACAACACAAAGTCTGAAG GTGAGATTTTATCGGAACTTGTGAGTTCCTTGGAGCAGGCCGGTGCCAAATATGCAGTTCTCTATGCTTCCGAGCCCCACAATTTTCTTCACTTCCCTTCTCATTTGGGATTAAGTAGGTTTCTTGCTGAAGGCTCCACTCACAATGGTTCATCTAATTCCACCAAATGTGATGTAGTCTGTCTATTCAAATCCACACTTCTTGAAGGGATTTTTGTT GGAATTGTGCTGCTCATAATATTGATATCAGGGCTCTGCTGTATGGTAGGAATCGAAACTCCTACAAGATTTGAGGCTCCCGCAGAATCTTGA
- the LOC109728383 gene encoding 60S ribosomal protein L24 has translation MVLKTELCRFSGAKIYPGKGIRFVRADSQVFLFANSKCKRYFHNRLKPAKLTWTAMYRKQHKKDIHAETVKKRRRTTKKPYSRSIVGATLEVIQKKRTEKAEVRDAAREAALREIKERIKKTKDEKKAKKAEVTAKSQKTQTKSAAPKAPKGPKLGGGGGKR, from the exons ATGGTTCTGAA GACAGAGCTTTGCCGTTTCAGCGGTGCCAAGATATACCCGGGAAAGGGTATTAGATTTGTTCGAGCTGACTCGCAG GTTTTCCTTTTTGCAAACTCCAAATGCAAGCGCTACTTCCACAACCGTCTGAAGCCTGCCAAGCTTACCTGGACTGCGATGTACAGGAAGCAACAcaagaag GATATTCATGCTGAAACTGTGAAAAAGAGGCGCCGCACCACCAAGAAGCCATATTCAAGATCCATTGTTGGTGCTACCTTGGAGGTTATTCAGAAGAAGAGAACTGAGAAGGCCGAAGTTCGGGATGCCGCGAGAGAGGCAGCTCTTCG TGAGATCAAGGAGCGGATAAAGAAGACGAAAGACGAAAAGAAAGCCAAGAAGGCCGAGGTGACGGCGAAAAGTCAGAAGACGCAGACGAAGAGTGCCGCGCCTAAGGCTCCCAAGGGCCCgaagctcggcggcggcggcggaaagCGCTGA
- the LOC109728349 gene encoding zinc finger protein VAR3, chloroplastic, with amino-acid sequence IAATGVRWRRHRTDLLRPPPWAAPPSSSCSSRPPSPSCTPAPPPYASPPSPPPPASPAAAASSPPPPPPFPGSRVVARPWPEWTRLVEHLAAGGYADRLGAVSSVAIGGSVGGGDDDSFFDREGLTEEFIKTAGTCLSFARDRPELLRMLSKKDIEVIVENGSPLVFRNGDNSIRRMRSFLNGSESNVLESETAKTVDIIRYLLSYIFNPDGTVDASNSKAKELTEASVRNLFAELVSVSGTVRATSILESTRQPPLQQHEQLSRPPGQNIEMKRGDWICPTCSFMNFARNMRCLECNEVRPKRVLTGGEWECPQCDFFNYGRNMSCLRCDCKRPGELPVNPLAPSGSTVFNRTSSVEQILNGSNVQFRNNSGIGGPSSGTQFGRFSGAGSDKSSISETLDRILGRPSASSGSNNENVNSSENRENLVNQRRDPNHVPFVPLPPDMFATTQNTNPNTQSAENTIANRSEKEDSDAAERWSKKVAELDNTADLSSAISDEDFPEIMPMRKGENRFVISKKKDRSLTSPQYKRRIALEQANNSNFVPFVPFPPDYFAKKDKSSEANASPTVGSTEGSRPPETNGTNLSQNNLNEKKASSAYGTANDSSQEPNTSGYSRSNNSWNSGYSTNNTFGSSSGGGVSTQQPESASNSKESWNRGFPGKSLEGSAVKDPDPLDMSEEAKAERWFRRAAQIKDISELANIPDEDFPEIMPMRKGVNRFVVSKRKTPLERRLTSPQYRRNLPIVSSEPEKDSN; translated from the exons ATCGCCGCCACCGGAGTACGGTGGCGGCGCCACCGCACCGACCTTCTCCGGCCACCGCCATGGGCGGCGCCTCCAAGCTCCTCATGCTCCTCTCGACCCCCTTCTCCCTCATGTACCCCCGCCCCTCCGCCCTACGCCTCGcctccctctccgccgccccCGGCCTCGCCCGCGGCCGCcgcttcctctcctcctcctcctccgccgtttCCGGGCTCCCGCGTAGTAGCTCGCCCGTGGCCGGAGTGGACGAGGCTCGTGGAGCATCTAGCGGCCGGGGGGTATGCGGATCGTCTGGGTGCGGTGTCCTCCGTCGCCATTGGTGGcagcgtcggcggcggcgacgatgaCTCGTTTTTCGATCGAGAGGGTCTCACGGAGGAGTTCATTAAGACCGCGGGGACGTGCCTTTCATTTGCTAGGGATCGACCAGAGTTACTGAG GATGCTGTCGAAGAAGGATATTGAGGTTATTGTCGAAAATGGATCACCACTCGTATTCAGGAACGGGGACAACTCAATTAGACGGATGCGATCGTTCTTAAATGGTTCTGAAAGCAAT GTGTTGGAATCAGAAACGGCGAAAACTGTTGATATCATCCGGTACTTGTTGAGTTACATATTTAATCCTGATGGTACAGTAGATGCCAGCAACTCCAAAGCTAAAGAACTTACCGAGGCATCTGTAAGGAATCTATTTGCCGAGTTGGTAAGTGTCAGTGGAACTGTCCGGGCAACCAGCATTCTTGAGTCAACTAGACAGCCTCCCTTACAACAGCATGAGCAGCTCTCTAGGCCTCCTGGGCAAAATATTGAAATGAAAAGAGGTGACTGGATTTGCCCAAC ATGTAGTTTCATGAACTTTGCCAGGAATATGAGATGCCTTGAATGCAATGAGGTGCGGCCAAAGAGAGTATTGACTGGTGGAGAGTGGGAATGCCCTCA ATGTGACTTCTTTAATTATGGGAGGAACATGTCATGCTTAAGGTGTGACTGCAAGCGGCCTGGAGAGCTCCCAGTGAACCCTCTCGCCCCAAGTGGCAGTACAGTATTTAACAGAACCTCAAGTGTTGAACAGATCCTTAATGGGAGCAATGTTCAATTCAGAAATAATTCAGGCATTGGTGGCCCCTCGAGCGGAACACAATTTGGACGATTTAGTGGGGCTGGTTCTGATAAATCGTCAATCAGTGAGACTTTAGACCGAATTCTAGGTCGTCCCTCAGCTTCATCTGGATCAAATAATGAAAATGTTAACTCTTCAGAGAACAGAGAGAATTTAGTGAACCAAAGGAGAGATCCAAACCATGTTCCTTTTGTACCATTGCCTCCTGATATGTTCGCTACGACGCAAAATACGAACCCTAACACGCAATCTGCAGAAAATACAATTGCCAATAGAAGTGAGAAAGAAGATTCGGATGCTGCTGAGAGATGGTCGAAGAAAGTTGCTGAGCTTGACAACACGGCGGATCTTTCGAGCGCAATATCCGATGAGGATTTTCCAGAGATAATGCCCATGAGGAAAGGTGAGAATCGGTTTGTTATTAGCAAGAAAAAAGACCGGTCTTTGACATCCCCGCAGTACAAAAGGCGCATTGCCCTTGAGCAAGCAAATAACTCCAATTTTGTCCCCTTCGTTCCTTTCCCTCCCGACTATTTTGCCAAAAAAGACAAGTCCTCGGAAGCTAATGCTTCTCCAACTGTCGGATCCACAGAAGGTTCTAGACCACCTGAAACTAATGGTACTAACTTGTCACAGAATAACCTGAATGAGAAGAAGGCTAGTTCGGCTTACGGGACCGCTAATGATTCATCCCAAGAACCCAACACATCTGGGTACAGTAGAAGCAATAATAGTTGGAACAGCGGCTATTCGACCAACAACACATTCGGCAGTAGCAGTGGCGGCGGTGTTAGCACTCAACAACCAGAAAGTGCTTCTAATTctaaagaaagctggaacagGGGCTTTCCTGGGAAGAGCTTGGAAGGATCCGCTGTTAAGGATCCTGACCCGTTGGACATGTCGGAGGAAGCAAAGGCGGAGAGGTGGTTCCGAAGGGCTGCTCAGATAAAGGATATTTCCGAATTGGCGAACATTCCCGATGAAGATTTCCCGGAGATCATGCCGATGAGGAAGGGCGTGAATAGATTCGTCGTGAGCAAGCGGAAAACACCATTAGAGAGGAGGTTGACATCTCCGCAGTATAGAAGAAATCTACCAATTGTGAGCTCTGAACCGGAGAAAGATTCTAATTGA
- the LOC109728241 gene encoding probable E3 ubiquitin-protein ligase RHC1A: protein MGEVLPARYWCHVCADFVNPIMEAEIKCPFCDGGFVEELDREDVETASELRSDRALSLWAPILMGMVSSRNSRSRREEEEEEEGDSDHEFDDFTANRARTSAMLQLIQSIRGVREGERRGRDRERARERRSGRSAIAFDSLNEAIFLQGSFGSDDNSGDSSFPFGNYFIESGFDLLLQHLAENDPNCHGTPPAKKEAVEALPMVKVAEVMSCSVCLDDFEKGSVAKEMPCKHKFHKDCILPWLELHSSCPVCRFQLPADELKDSNGSNNGRRVESNSSEDGSGGNSNRGYLPVLWPFNGVFAQSGSRNGGNSSSNPSSSSSTYGSSSTAEEN, encoded by the coding sequence ATGGGTGAAGTTTTGCCTGCTAGATACTGGTGCCATGtgtgtgccgacttcgtcaatccgATAATGGAAGCCGAGATCAAGTGCCCCTTCTGCGACGGCGGCTTCGTCGAAGAATTGGATCGCGAGGATGTCGAAACCGCCTCCGAGCTACGATCCGATCGAGCCCTCTCTCTATGGGCCCCCATCTTGATGGGGATGGTCTCTTCGAGAAATTCGAGATCCCggcgagaggaggaggaggaagaggagggcgACTCCGACCACGAGTTCGACGACTTCACCGCGAACCGAGCAAGGACCTCTGCGATGCTCCAGCTGATACAAAGCATTCGCGGGGTCCGCGAGGGCGAGAGGAGGGGGAGAGACagggagagagcgagagagaggagaagtgGTCGGAGCGCGATCGCCTTCGATTCTCTCAACGAGGCAATATTTCTCCAAGGATCGTTCGGATCTGATGATAATTCGGGTGATTCTTCTTTTCCGTTCGGGAACTACTTTATCGAATCGGGTTTCGACCTCTTGTTGCAACATTTGGCGGAAAACGACCCTAATTGTCACGGTACACCTCCCGCTAAGAAGGAGGCGGTGGAAGCATTGCCTATGGTGAAAGTTGCCGAAGTTATGAGTTGTTCGGTTTGTTTAGATGATTTTGAGAAGGGGTCGGTGGCGAAGGAGATGCCGTGTAAGCATAAGTTCCACAAAGATTGCATCTTGCCATGGCTCGAGCTGCATAGTTCGTGCCCCGTTTGTAGGTTTCAGCTCCCCGCCGATGAGTTAAAGGATTCAAATGGGTCTAACAATGGAAGGAGAGTAGAGAGTAATAGTAGCGAAGATGGAAGTGGAGGGAATAGTAATAGAGGATATCTTCCTGTTCTATGGCCTTTCAATGGGGTATTCGCGCAATCGGGGTCTCGTAATGGAGGAAACTCCTCCTCTAATCCATCATCGTCATCTTCTACTTACGGGAGTAGTTCGACTGCTGAGGAAAACTAG
- the LOC109728379 gene encoding gibberellin-regulated protein 6-like, with product MHVFKEEKLLRKVQKSRYGSGSLRSFQCPGECTRRCSRTQYHKPCMFFCQKCCRKCLCVPPGFYGNKQVCSCYNNWKTKRGGPKCP from the exons ATGCATGTATTCAAGGAGGAGAAGCTACTCAGGAAGGTCCAAAAG AGTAGGTACGGCTCCGGGAGCCTCAGAAGCTTTC AGTGCCCAGGTGAGTGTACGAGGCGGTGCTCGAGGACGCAGTACCACAAGCCGTGCATGTTCTTTTGCCAAAAGTGCTGCAGGAAGTGCTTGTGCGTTCCCCCGGGCTTCTACGGGAACAAGCAGGTCTGCTCCTGCTACAACAACTGGAAAACCAAGAGGGGTGGCCCCAAGTGcccttaa